The Dermacentor variabilis isolate Ectoservices chromosome 4, ASM5094787v1, whole genome shotgun sequence genome contains the following window.
GCCTGTCCGCCGGCATTCCTCAACACGAGTACGAGCACGATGGACGCGATCGTGGTGCAAGAGAACAACAACGTGACGCTCGAATGCCGCGTGCGCGCTGACCCTGCGGCCCACATCTCCTGGCTGTGGAAGGACAAGCCGCTGACCAACCAGAGCGAGCCGGGCCAGGCGTTCGTTCTCACCCAGGACGCCGGCGACCGCGAGCGTCTCTCCTGGCTCACGCTCAGCTTCGTGCAGGAGCCGTTGGCGGGGCCGTACGCGTGCGCCGCGCAGAACGCAGCCGGCCGCGTAGTGCGAAATTTCACGCTGGCGGTGAACCGACGCCCGACAGAAGTTCGTGCGTCCGCCGGGGGCTCGACGGCCGAGGTGGAGATGACGGAGCAGGCGCGCGAGTCGACCGAGCTGCAGCAGCGCTCGTACACCGAGAACCCCGTGCTGGGCATGGTCATCGGCATTTTGGTCGGCGCCCTCGCCGTGCTACTCGTGTTCGGCCTTACTTTGTGGCTGTGCCGGCGCCGAGGCCGCCGCCGAGGAGCGCCAACGGGCTCGCGCAAGTCCAAACGCACGGAGGCCAACAGCAATCACAAGGCGCTGCACAacgacaagcagcagcagcagtcacagCCGGGGGCTGGCGACGCGGCTGACGTGAAGCTGCTGGTGAACCCGATCCAGAAGCCGCCGCGCCTGCTCATGACCAACAGCTACCAGGGTCTGCCGTCGGAGCTGGAGCCTCTGGACCCGGGCCTCTGCGTCGAGTCTTCCTCGGGCGTCTGGGTAGTCAAAGAGCACGACTACTCGACGGACGAGTCGGTGCTCTCGTCCATTCCTTCTCGCGCGGGCACCATTGACCGTCGCTCACTGGCGCGCAGCCCGATCCCGGTGCCCATGCCCGTCGTGCCGCCGCCCACGGACGACCTGCACGCGCGCCTGCACGGTGAGCTGACGGACACGCTGCGTCGCACCAAGGGCGACCGGAGGCCCCTGGTCGAGCGACCCGATGCCCAGAGTCCGCTCGAGCCGTACGCGGGCCTCGAGACGCTGCGTGTGCGAGACCTGGAGCCCCGCGGGCCCGACCTCATCGACCAGATCGGCGGCGCCGCCCAGCCCCCGCCGTCACCGCGATGGACGCCGTACGAGCACCCGTCGGCATACTACCGCGCCGCGGCTGGCACGCCCCAGAGCTGCTACCCGCCCAGCATACCCGAGGCGCCGGCGGACGGCACCGAGGTCTAGTCAGAGCGCCCCAACGCTTCTCACGGACAGGACGATGCACGCTGAACAAACACTCCGGGGGTCACGGAAAGGCGCGTTGCTGACTCGCGGCTAACACCCTTTCACTATCGTCTCTGCGCTGTTTCTAAACACTGCAGCAAAGATGTTTACTCACATACATTGGTGCACCTTCAAACAATGGTGTGTTAACCAAAGTGGGGAAGTGCATTTGAGCATGACGTGAATAGTTCATAGGACATCCCATGCTTCCGAGATTGAACTACAGCTTAGGTATTTCAACTTCCTTGTCAAAGCAAGTCTTCAGTTCAATGTCCCGCCTCATTGACTGCACTTTCCCAGAGCAAATACACGAAGCCACGATGCTATCTGATTAGATATTACATTGAGAACAATGcaaccaacaacaacaaaaaagcacaaTTAATTTATTGGCTCTTTGGAGGGCTAAAACCATGTTAAATCCAGGAATTTTGTATTCGAAGGGCCTACAGGACTCACAGCagcaatggaaaaaaaatgtgGTTGCAACAACGTTATCTTGTCACCTCTCGAAGCGCTGACAACAGGTATTCTTGTCCTGTCATAACTGACGGACAGCACCAGTAGGACTTGCTTTCGATTTATGCAGTCCCTGCAATGGAGCCCCGGGGATTGTTTTTTGTTGAAGGTGTTAGCCACGAGACACTCATGCACCTTTTCACATGTCCAAACTTCTCTGCGTGAACTCATAGAAGGTGATCTGATGCGGCGTTCGACACTTAACTTTTTGTGACCGAGGGCGGGAAATGAAATGTCTCCCTCTACATTTGTTCCTTGATTGTAGTCTGCATTCGTTCGTGCATGTTTCGTTTTGGACGTAACTCCCTAAAGTGAAGCTGTGTCGTTTCTGTTCCCAAAACCACACAACCCGTCACATACCACACATAGTATTGCATTGTGTTTGCACGGAGCTGATGCCGCCACCAAGGATGTGGGTACATCGTCAGTTGCGACCGTCCCTCACACCGCTGTTCTCATTTTACACATATGCTGATCGTGCCATGTGGGGTGGATCACTAGATTAGCCTCATTTACCTTTGCAGTGGTTGACTAGTTGCAGAGTTTAAAAGCGCCGTGGCAGTTCAATCAAGACGAACGGTGACTCGTCTTCATGAGAAGCTGAAGAAGCagatttcattcatttttgtACAGCGGCAGGATGTTGCACTCACTTCTCATAGGGTGTGTGTGTTTCACGCCTGCAAGTGAGAAAGATGTTTCGCATCGACATGAGATTTTGGCATGGTTGAACAGTGCTTCACTCGCCTGCTTCACAAGGAAAAATGAACACTTTATCACATGGGACCACACATTTTTACGTCCCCACGTCAGAGTTCTGCTGTTGCTGCACCGCATGATGGGACTTCAGGCTCGATCTAGCCACCTTGGGTACTTTAAAATGCTCCGAAATTTCAGTACACAAGCATTTTGCATTTCTCTCTCATTCAATTATGCTTGCTACTGCAGGGAACCAAGCCCGTAGCCTCATGCTCTACAGCATACTACCATAGCTATTGCGCCAGCGCTGCGGGTAGAATTGCACAGTTTGTGCtatcaaaaaatgcaatgaaTTTGGATGGTCAAGCCAGTTGTTTATTTACTTCATTCTGGCTGTAAAACGGTCTTTTAATTTGCTTTTACGTTACATTACATAATACATTACATACACTACAAGCCACAGCTTCTGAATCATAGGGCTAATTAAATTCAAAGCTACAATTTAAAAAATTATGTTAAaagaaattctggggttttacatgccaaaatcatgATCTTATATAAATTATAAGTGAAGCCCACTGCAATTGCTGCATGATTAATGAGAACAAGGTTCAGATGCTTCCTTTTTCTAAAGCACTAACTCATTCATGCTTGAAAGGATGCCAagtccacagcggccgcatttcgatgggggcaaaatgcgaaaacacctgtgtacttaggtgcacgttaaagaaccctcggTGTTCGAAATtttcagagtcctccactatggcatgtctcataatcacaaagtcgttttgccacgtaaaaccccataatttaattatttttttaggaTGCCAAGTGTAACATCACCATTGTCTGCAAGCGCTTGCTGCAGCAAAAGACAGCAGGTTTGTGAAACCTAGCAGAATCACAACCAAatttccagcaaagctgtttgtTTAGAGCAGTTTCAATAATTAACACGACAGAGAGATGGAAAGATTCTCCCTCACATAAATGCTAGTGTAAATCTTATTCTGCTTTAAGGTTCCACATTTCAGACTAGACGAAGGCTTACCACAGATATCCGTCATTGGGGAAAAAAGGCAGGTACCATCAACGAATGTCATACTTAATGAAGCTCATCATCAGATGTACTTTGTAATATTCAAGCACAGAGTGCCATTAATTTAAACAGTACCATAACGTACTTCTGTTTACCACATAATAGTTGGCACATCTTAACTTGGTTAATGGTGTACCTAGTCAGTTTCGCATTAAGGCAGTATTCCAGCTCATTCTGTGCTTTGCGCTCAACCACGCTTTGTTCAATTATAACTACCTTATCAACCACCTTTACATTTACAAAGCACATGTGGAAGTGAAGCAAAGGCCACATATTATGATAAAAATGCAGCATCTGGACCACTTACCTCTCCAAGCTGTTAAATGCAAAGCTTGATTTAACAGTGCCAAATAAAGCTAGTCGGAGAGAACAGTGTGCACTTGCCTGCCTCACAACAAGATAGAACATATGTCTAGTAGCACAAATCCTATTGCTAATTTTTTCTGAATGTGCTGAACTTAAAATATAGAAAGGGCATTCTTGAAGTAGGGTAATGTGTGCACAAGCCTCAAGTATCATATATCTATTCCAGCAGAAGCAGAATGCCAATGCCTGGAATTTGGTACATTATTTTTAAACATTATGTCGCCATGTTCAAAGCAGCATTTTAATTTTACACCTTTTACTATCGACAGGCACCagatttgtaaaaaaaataaaaaatatatgtaCGCAAGAAATAAACTGTGACAGCACCTGTATCTCCCTCCTGAGGCAGTGCAAGGTGCCATACAAGCCAGAGAGTGCTTGGTTTGAGCAAATTAATTCTGGAAAGTTCCTTAAACAGACGGGAT
Protein-coding sequences here:
- the LOC142578839 gene encoding uncharacterized protein LOC142578839, producing the protein MKRRAAHGRAAASMPSGWQLLWLVVALCQLPQRTQCFTCSDRCKCIWRNGKTYGECALQGLSALPSGMDESLQVLNLTHNLIQALPKRAFFSAGLVNVQKLYLSRCELSHIDDSALFKVTNLIELDLSDNKLTTVPTAALSSTRNLRSLYINRNPITALADMAFAELTELAHLELTECRLESIAVRAFEGLSKLKVLKLDHNLLETLPGRSMAPFPSLHEIALDGNQWRCDCELRAFRMWLERNNISLYSPTCHKPLRLSGRPWKTLSSEDMACPPAFLNTSTSTMDAIVVQENNNVTLECRVRADPAAHISWLWKDKPLTNQSEPGQAFVLTQDAGDRERLSWLTLSFVQEPLAGPYACAAQNAAGRVVRNFTLAVNRRPTEVRASAGGSTAEVEMTEQARESTELQQRSYTENPVLGMVIGILVGALAVLLVFGLTLWLCRRRGRRRGAPTGSRKSKRTEANSNHKALHNDKQQQQSQPGAGDAADVKLLVNPIQKPPRLLMTNSYQGLPSELEPLDPGLCVESSSGVWVVKEHDYSTDESVLSSIPSRAGTIDRRSLARSPIPVPMPVVPPPTDDLHARLHGELTDTLRRTKGDRRPLVERPDAQSPLEPYAGLETLRVRDLEPRGPDLIDQIGGAAQPPPSPRWTPYEHPSAYYRAAAGTPQSCYPPSIPEAPADGTEV